In the Bacillus sp. FJAT-42376 genome, TTCCAACCAGATTCCACATTTGTCTTGTGACGGGCTCCATATAAATGGTGCGGTTAAAGGCTAAAATATCATCGAACTGCTCAGCCGTAATTTCCCTCTTGGCAAAAAAGTCGGTCACGGCACCTTTGAAAGGATAATTCATGATGCTGTCCATTTGATCCCCTTTTAAAAAGGAGCTTGCCTCGTGCATGATTTCCCCGATAATGACTGCATCGGGATTGGCAGCTTTGACCGTTTTCTTAAAGGCCCTCCAAAATTCATGATCCACCTCGTCGCTGACATCCAGTCTCCATCCGTCGATTCCCGCTTCTTTTACCCAAAATTCCGCAACCTTCAGCAGATAATCCCGCACTTCTGGATTGGAGGTGTTTAATTTCGGCATTTCCGTAATGTTCTCAGCAAATGTATAGTAATTAACCTTTTCTTCGCTTACGGGAAAGCTGTCTGCAAAATACCAGTCTTTATATCTTGATTTCTCCTGATTTTCAAGCAAATCCTGAAACGCAAAAAAGTCATGGCCGGTATGGTTGAAAACCGCATCAAAAATAACCTTTATTCCTTTTTCATGACACGTTTGAATCAGTTCCTTCGCTGTTTCAAGCGTTCCAAACTGCGGATCAATTGAAAAATAATCAGCCGTATTGTATTTGTGGTTGGAGGATGACGGGAAAACAGGGGTCATATAAAGAACATTAATGCCCAGGTCTTCTAAATAATCCATTTTATCGATGATTCCCTGCAAATCTCCCCCGAACATGGAGGACGCGGTTATCTCACTTCCCCACGTCTGGGTACCAGGGGGATTGATGGCTGGATTCCCATTGTGGAACCGGTCAGGGAAGATTTGATAGACAACCGCTTCTTTATGCCATTCCGGAGCATCATAAACATCCGCTTCAGCGATATACGCATATTGAAAAGCTGTCGCTTCATTTTGTTTTAAGTCCCCTTCTCTAAACCCTCTTTCGTCAAAGAAAAGGATATTGCCCCTCTTATCCGTCAGCTCAAAATAGTAGCGGTACCGATTGCGGTTCAGCGAAAGATCCGCCTCATAAAAAGCGAACAGTTCGGTTTCTTCCTTTTTGTCCATCTTTTTCACCTTAAAAGTAGATGTCCAATCGTAACGGTCTTTATAATAAATGCGGCATTCCTGGAGATCTGAGCTTGCCGCTCTCAACCGGACCTTCAGGGTGTCCCGGTTCTTCGGATAAGCATATGGTATGTCCGGGATATGATAGATTGCGTGTTTGTTCATGTAACTCTCTCCTATCAAACATTTTTTTCTTGCACTTCCAGAGAATGGACTATAATAGAGGGAGATCGATCATGATTTCCGAGGTGTATGAACCCATGCATGAAACGTATCAATCCGACCCCCATCTGTTTACTTTTGACGCCGCTTATATCATTGAGTCACGGGATAAGCCCAAGATGATCGAACTCGTCACGGCTAAACACAGAGATGAGGCCGAACAATTTCTTTCACCCGAAGATAAGAAAATCGACCTTTTCATCTGGAATGCCGTCTACACAAGAGAAATCATGAAACTAGGGGTGACAAAGCATTATCTTCACAGCCTTTATAACCGGTTTTACACAGCCATTCCTAAAGAACATGAGCTCTCAAGCCTGCAGCGTCTCGAATTGGAAATGACTTCAGCCTATTTTGACCTTGTGATTTACGACATGGAAGTCACGGAAAGCTTCGTCACCAATAAGATTCTTCCTTATTTGCACATCAATATTGAAAATCATCTTTCCATAAAAAAATTATCAGAGGATCTTGAGATTTCAGCCGGCTACGCCTCCTCCTGCTTTAAAAAGGAGATGGGCATCAGCATTATGAAATATTCAAAAAAAATTAAAATCGAACGCGCTAAGATTCTTCTTTCCACGACAAACAAAAGCATTTTTGAAATCAGCATGATTTTATGCTTTCATGATCAAGGTCATTTCAGCAAAACTTTTAAGACCTTTACGGGGATGTCCCCCACACAATACAGAAGGAAGCTTCCCTCGCACTCATAGTTAATCATATAAGAAGGTTTCCATATCCATTTGTATATTTTTGTGATTTTATGTACATTCAAACTGCTTATTTTTGAAGGCCGTGAACAGGCCTTTTTTAGTGGAATCAGATTGTTTCTATCGACATTCATACGCCGAGAGAGAGCATCCACTTATTGGATTTTTACCCGTAATTAAGACCACTTTCAGCATTTACAAACAATATACAACACCTTAACCGGTTCGTAATAAAGAATTCACATTCTCCTTCTATCATTAAATTAGCCAAATCAATTTATATAGGAGGAATCAACGTGAAATTTTCTGCGCTTATAAAATCTAAATTCATTCCGGTCGCAGCCATCTCTGCACTGGTTCTTGGTACACTAATTGGGGCATCAGCCATTCCTGAAGGTGCACATGCGGAAAAGACCCCTTCCAAAGAAGAACTGGCAAAAAAGATTAAAGAAAAGAATCCGAAGATCAAAAATGTTATTTTCCTGATCGGTGACGGAATGGGTGTTCCTTACACAACCGCCCACCGCTATATGAAGGATAATCCCCGTACAAAGGAAATTGAATCAACCGAGTTTGATAAACACCTTGTCGGCATGCAAACGACTTATCCGGATGACCCTGCTCAGAACATTACAGATTCTGCTTCCGCTGCCACTGCCATGTCAGGCGGAGTGAAGACATATAATAACGCAATTGCCGTAGACAATGACCTTACAGAAGTAAAAACCGTACTTGAGCAAGCAAAATCTCAAGGCAAATCTACAGGAATTGTAGCTACTTCTGAAATCACACACGCAACGCCCGCTTCATTCGGTGCACATGATGAATCCCGTAAGAACATGAACCAGATTGCGGATGATTATTACAATGAGATGGTTAATGGCGGCCATAAAATTGACGTCATGCTCGGCGGGGGGAAATCGAACTTTGTCCGCAGTGACCGTGATTTAACTAAGCTTTTTACAAAGGATGGATATAGCTACGTAACGACCCGCGATGAGCTTATGAAAAACAGAAACTCCAAGGTTTTAGGTCTGTTTGCAGATGGCGGAATGGATAAAATGATTGACCGCAAGAAGGAAACACCTTCTCTAAAAGATATGACACAGGCTGCTTTAAACAAGCTGAACAGCAACAAGAATGGATTCTTCCTTATGGTTGAAGGAAGCCAAATTGACTGGGCCGGCCACGATAACGACATAGTAGGCGCGATGAGCGAAATGGAAGATTTCGAAATGGCGTTCAAAGCAGCGGTAGATTTTGCAAAGAAAGACAAGCATACATTGGTCGTTGCTACGGCTGACCATTCCACTGGCGGATTTTCCATGGGTGCTGGCGGAGAGTACAACTTCAAAGTAGATCCGATCCTTGCTGCGAAGAAAACTCCTGACTACATGGCGGCAAGAATCATGGAAGGCATGGACACTGAAAAGGTATTAAAAGACAACATCAATCTTGATCTTACTCAAGCTGAGCTTGACAGTGTCAAAGCTGCTGCTGCTAAAAAAAATCTGACCGAAATCGATAATGCGATTGAACAAATTTTTAACAAGCGCTCTTTTACTGGGTGGACTACCTCTGGACACACTGGAGAAGAAGTTCAAGTCTTTGCTTTCGGGCCTGGTAAAGAAGACTTTTCAGGATTGATTGATAACACAGATCAAGCGAAGAAAATGTTTAGAATTTTGAAGGAAAATAAATAAGCATTAAAAAAGGGCTAAACAGGCAGCATGCTGTTTAGCCCTTTTTTGGTTTGTGAAGATGACGGCAGCAACCGATTCTCCTTCATTATGAACCGGTTGCCTATACCCAACCCGCTTACTGCCATATACCGCATTTATAATCGCTAAGCAGTAAACCGTTCTATTCTTATCCAATCCCTCCCGCTTTGATCCCGTTTTGCTTTTTCCATTCTCTTTTAACAGGTCTTCTCCCAGCCCAATAGCTTGCAAGCAAAGGACCTGATACATTGTGCCAGAAGCTGAAAATTGCACTGGGAACGGCAGCAACCGGACTGAAATGGCTGATGGCGAGTGATGCCCCAAGTCCAGAATTTTGCATACCGACCTCGAATGTAATGGCTTTTTGAGCCTCGTAGCTGAGGCCAAGAAGCCTTGCTGCCAGGAAACCGAGACCGAAGCCCGCCAGGTTGTGCAGCACCACAACAATCAGTACGACCCAGCCTGATTCAACAATTAAATCGCGGCTTCCGGCAATAACCGTCGATAAGATGGCCGTGATGGCCACAACGGAAACGAGCGGCATCGCTTTCGCCGTTCCCTCAGCCTGCTTTTTAAAGAAGAACTGAACGAGTACGCCAAGGATAACCGGAATCAGGATGACGAGCATGACATCTGCGAACATTTTGCCGGCATCGACCTTGATCCATGAGCTTGCGAGTAGATAGATGATGGCCGGTGTCAAGATTGGTGCCAGCAGGGTTGAAACAGAGGCCACCGCCACAGCTAAGGCCGTGTCTCCCTTCGCCAAAAAGGTCATGACGTTTGAAGCGCTTCCGCTCGGACAGCAGCCTACTAAAATGACTCCCACGGCAAGCTCAGGAGGCAGTTTAAAAAGCAAAACGAGCACATACGCAAGCCCCGGCATGATGACATAGTGGGCAGCTACCCCCGCCAATACACTTTTCGGCTTTCTGCCTACTTCCTTGAAATCCTTCATTGATAAAGTCATTCCCATTCCAAACATGACCACTCCAAGCAAGATCGATACATAGGGCTTAATCCATAAAAATCCCTGCGGAGCTGAAAAACTGATAACGCCGAATAAGAGAATCCAAATAATGAATGTCTTCCCTGCAAATTCGCTGATTTTGTTTAGCACATTCATTTGATCCTCTCCCTTGTCAGATAATGTTCCGATTATACCGCTGTAAAAACAAAGTTTCAATAGATTCTGATAATTATGAGTATTCCGCATCGTTCTAGGAATCTCTCTGTAAATGGTGGTAAAATAAGGAGAGGACCATCAGAGGAGGAATTGGAATAATGAAACAGGAATTAATCGATCGTTTTGTCTCTTACGTAAAGGTTGAGACGCAGTCAAATGAGGGTAGCGAAACGTGCCCATCTACTCCGGGACAGCTTGTGCTCGCCCGCATGCTGACTGAGGAACTAAAAAAAATCGGCTTGGAAGATGCCGCAATGGATGAGAATGGTTATGTAATGGCGACTCTGCCTGCTAACACGGACAAAGAGGTCCCTGTCATCGGATTCCTTGCGCATGTTGACACAGCCACTGATTTTACCGGAGCAGGTGTGAAACCCCAAATCCGCGAAAACTATGACGGAAAAGACATTCTATTAAATAAAGAGCTGAACATCGTCATGTCTCCAGCTGATTTCCCGAATCTTAAGAATTACATAGGCCACACATTAATTACGACAGACGGCACTACGCTTTTAGGTGCTGACAATAAAGCCGGGGTTGCAGAAATCATGACAGCAATGGATTACTTAATGAAGCACCCTGAAATCAAGCATGGCAAAATCCGTGTTGCCTTCACTCCGGATGAAGAAATCGGACGCGGACCGCACCGCTTTGATGTGGAAGCCTTCGGCGCTTCTTTCGCTTATACAGTGGACGGCGGACCGCTTGGGGAATTGGAGTATGAAAGCTTCAATGCAGCAGGCGCAAAGCTTACGTTCAAAGGAAAAAACGTCCATCCCGGTACAGCGAAAAACAAAATGATTCACTCCGCCAAAATCGCAATGGAATTCAACAGCATGCTTCCTGCAGAAGAAGCGCCTGAATCAACCGAAGGATATGAAGGCTTCTTCCACCTTACGTCCATGACAGGAGATGTCGAGGAAACGAAGCTTTCCTATATTATCCGTGATCATGACAAGAACAAGTTTGCGGACCGGAAAGTACTCATGGAACAGGCAGCTGCCAAGCTCCAGAAAAAATATGGGGAAGACCGCATCCACCTTGAAATGAACGATCAGTATTACAACATGCGCGAGAAAATCGAACCGGTCAAAGAAATCGTCGATGTTGCCTATGATGCTATGAAGAGCCTGGAAATCGAGCCTCTCGTGTCTCCAATCCGCGGCGGAACAGACGGCTCCCAGCTTTCTTATATGGGGCTCCCGACACCAAATATCTTTACCGGCGGCGAGAATTTCCACGGCCGGTATGAATTCGCCTCCGTTGAGAACATGATTAAATCCGTTCAGGTGATTGCTAAGATCACTGAGCTGTTTGAAGAACGGGCTTAATGAAGAGACCAATCCACTTTTTTGGATTGGTCTTTTTTTGGGCTGAAAGATATTCAGCAATTTTAATAAGAGAACACTTATCTCCATTCTTTATGTATCTTTTTTCACCTTAATAGTAAAACAGAGCCATTATTTATTCTTTAGACCCTTCTCTAAACTAATTAAAGGTTGTGTAAAAAGATGAAAGTCTTAATGAAAAATCAAGGCGGAGTAACAAAAGAAGCTAAATCGGTTTTAGCTGGACTACTTTTTTCTTTGGATTTTTTCCAGCATTGTTCCGCGGGGATCTGAAGTGGGCAATTATTATGTTCGTCGCTGAAGCTGCAATTGGCTCCTTTACTTTTGGGATCGGAGCATGGGTAACCGGGATTGTCTTTTCATTTATTTACAATAAAATTTATATTAAAGAATTGATCGAAAAGGGATATCATCCTGCAAACGAAGAATCAAGAGCTGCACTTGTCCAGAACCAAATTATTTCAGCAGCTTAAATTAGTAAAAAAGAACAAATGACGTGCTTGTCATTTGTTCTTTTTTTTCAGCAAATACACGTCTTCTTCTTTTTCCCTATCGAATCCCGCTGTTCCATTTTTTCAATATACGCTTCTGCAAGCGGAACCTTGCATGCTGTGTCTCCGACATTCACATGCACCTTTCCTATCGCAGCCGCTACCCGTTTCGCTTCTTCATGAAGCGGCAGGCAGTAGCCGCCAACCGCAATAACAAAACCGTTCATGACATAACGGACGCGGTTCCGTTCCTCATGGATTCCAGTTTCCACTTGATAAAGCAGCTCTTTTACCTCTTCATGATCAATGGATTCATCGGGAGCAATCGAGAGAAAATTGGAATAAGTGCTCCATCCTGCACATGCCACCATTTCCTTTTCTGACTCCATCCATTCACGGGCAAGCTCAAGTGCATATGGAGATTCCGCTGCCACCTGCGCTACCGTGTACTCACTCAGCATATACCAGTACGCTCCCTGCGCCCATTTATGCAGCTGTTCCTTCGTCATAAGCTTTGGATTGACAGATAGGCCAGCTAAATACATCGCATCGCTGTTTCCAGAATCATATAGCTGAAGAGCGAGCTCCTGATCCTTTTTCACGGTTTTTACTAAATGCTTTTTCATATCACCTACTTTTACTCCATACAGCGGCTCCTTTGCTCCGTGGTTTAAAAACGTCCTTTTTGTCTGCTCGGATCCGAGCTCTTCCAGCTTTTCCATCACTTCCTGATACGCTGTCATTTCATCACCTTCCGTATGATTTCTTGCTCTTTCCATTCTGCGTTCTGTATTAATTCTCCTGCAGAAATTCAGCATACATCCTTCTGAAGGCAAAAGGCCTAAACATATTGGCCGCATGTCCTGTATGGGGGATTTCTTTATAGATGGCATGCGGTATGACCTCGTTTAAATCTGTAATACTGGATTTAAACAGGTTATCGTGGTCTCCCATTGTCCATAATACAGGAACTTCGACCTGTTTCAGGTCTGCTTTTAAATCGTAGCTGAGCCTATGGTCAATGGCATGTTTCAGCACATCCTCGTGCAGTTCCAGACCATATTTATAATAAAGCTTAGTTGAGATGAGAGCATAAGGGTCCACGACTCCGCTTTTCGGAAATAAATCTTTGGAGTAGCGCCTGAGCCAATCCGGATAATCATGGTACTGATGGTCATGAAAATGCTTGAGGACATAGGTGAGGGGAGAGTCTGAGTTGTAATGGCCGCCGATATAGCAAAGGCTTGCCACCTTTTCCTTATGCTTCCTTGCAAAGATGGTGCTCGGATAGCACCCATAGCTGATCGAACAGAGATGTGCTGTTTCAATCCCTTCCCGTTCATAGAGCTCTTCCAGCTGGGCAACAAGCCCCTCCAGAGAGAAGTCCGTTTTTTTGCCCCGGTC is a window encoding:
- the pepT gene encoding peptidase T; amino-acid sequence: MKQELIDRFVSYVKVETQSNEGSETCPSTPGQLVLARMLTEELKKIGLEDAAMDENGYVMATLPANTDKEVPVIGFLAHVDTATDFTGAGVKPQIRENYDGKDILLNKELNIVMSPADFPNLKNYIGHTLITTDGTTLLGADNKAGVAEIMTAMDYLMKHPEIKHGKIRVAFTPDEEIGRGPHRFDVEAFGASFAYTVDGGPLGELEYESFNAAGAKLTFKGKNVHPGTAKNKMIHSAKIAMEFNSMLPAEEAPESTEGYEGFFHLTSMTGDVEETKLSYIIRDHDKNKFADRKVLMEQAAAKLQKKYGEDRIHLEMNDQYYNMREKIEPVKEIVDVAYDAMKSLEIEPLVSPIRGGTDGSQLSYMGLPTPNIFTGGENFHGRYEFASVENMIKSVQVIAKITELFEERA
- a CDS encoding AraC family transcriptional regulator, giving the protein MISEVYEPMHETYQSDPHLFTFDAAYIIESRDKPKMIELVTAKHRDEAEQFLSPEDKKIDLFIWNAVYTREIMKLGVTKHYLHSLYNRFYTAIPKEHELSSLQRLELEMTSAYFDLVIYDMEVTESFVTNKILPYLHINIENHLSIKKLSEDLEISAGYASSCFKKEMGISIMKYSKKIKIERAKILLSTTNKSIFEISMILCFHDQGHFSKTFKTFTGMSPTQYRRKLPSHS
- a CDS encoding glycoside hydrolase family 13 protein, with the protein product MNKHAIYHIPDIPYAYPKNRDTLKVRLRAASSDLQECRIYYKDRYDWTSTFKVKKMDKKEETELFAFYEADLSLNRNRYRYYFELTDKRGNILFFDERGFREGDLKQNEATAFQYAYIAEADVYDAPEWHKEAVVYQIFPDRFHNGNPAINPPGTQTWGSEITASSMFGGDLQGIIDKMDYLEDLGINVLYMTPVFPSSSNHKYNTADYFSIDPQFGTLETAKELIQTCHEKGIKVIFDAVFNHTGHDFFAFQDLLENQEKSRYKDWYFADSFPVSEEKVNYYTFAENITEMPKLNTSNPEVRDYLLKVAEFWVKEAGIDGWRLDVSDEVDHEFWRAFKKTVKAANPDAVIIGEIMHEASSFLKGDQMDSIMNYPFKGAVTDFFAKREITAEQFDDILAFNRTIYMEPVTRQMWNLVGSHDTKRFLTECGEREEAVRLAAAFQFAYMGVPYIYYGDEIGLSGGEEPQSRNCMVWDEKERNSGLLTFFKQLIAIRKTSKALTHGSYKTLYSKGSLFMMLREWENERFLAVFNNGDSEQEMTCPISGQDVMTGEKMERNHTLKLKPMSFKWLKAE
- a CDS encoding alkaline phosphatase, which produces MKFSALIKSKFIPVAAISALVLGTLIGASAIPEGAHAEKTPSKEELAKKIKEKNPKIKNVIFLIGDGMGVPYTTAHRYMKDNPRTKEIESTEFDKHLVGMQTTYPDDPAQNITDSASAATAMSGGVKTYNNAIAVDNDLTEVKTVLEQAKSQGKSTGIVATSEITHATPASFGAHDESRKNMNQIADDYYNEMVNGGHKIDVMLGGGKSNFVRSDRDLTKLFTKDGYSYVTTRDELMKNRNSKVLGLFADGGMDKMIDRKKETPSLKDMTQAALNKLNSNKNGFFLMVEGSQIDWAGHDNDIVGAMSEMEDFEMAFKAAVDFAKKDKHTLVVATADHSTGGFSMGAGGEYNFKVDPILAAKKTPDYMAARIMEGMDTEKVLKDNINLDLTQAELDSVKAAAAKKNLTEIDNAIEQIFNKRSFTGWTTSGHTGEEVQVFAFGPGKEDFSGLIDNTDQAKKMFRILKENK
- a CDS encoding DNA alkylation repair protein → MTAYQEVMEKLEELGSEQTKRTFLNHGAKEPLYGVKVGDMKKHLVKTVKKDQELALQLYDSGNSDAMYLAGLSVNPKLMTKEQLHKWAQGAYWYMLSEYTVAQVAAESPYALELAREWMESEKEMVACAGWSTYSNFLSIAPDESIDHEEVKELLYQVETGIHEERNRVRYVMNGFVIAVGGYCLPLHEEAKRVAAAIGKVHVNVGDTACKVPLAEAYIEKMEQRDSIGKKKKTCIC
- a CDS encoding alpha/beta hydrolase; translated protein: MKENIVFIHGLTGSKRAFKKQIDFFSHTYNTYTYDLLGHGEDRGKKTDFSLEGLVAQLEELYEREGIETAHLCSISYGCYPSTIFARKHKEKVASLCYIGGHYNSDSPLTYVLKHFHDHQYHDYPDWLRRYSKDLFPKSGVVDPYALISTKLYYKYGLELHEDVLKHAIDHRLSYDLKADLKQVEVPVLWTMGDHDNLFKSSITDLNEVIPHAIYKEIPHTGHAANMFRPFAFRRMYAEFLQEN
- a CDS encoding bile acid:sodium symporter family protein: MNVLNKISEFAGKTFIIWILLFGVISFSAPQGFLWIKPYVSILLGVVMFGMGMTLSMKDFKEVGRKPKSVLAGVAAHYVIMPGLAYVLVLLFKLPPELAVGVILVGCCPSGSASNVMTFLAKGDTALAVAVASVSTLLAPILTPAIIYLLASSWIKVDAGKMFADVMLVILIPVILGVLVQFFFKKQAEGTAKAMPLVSVVAITAILSTVIAGSRDLIVESGWVVLIVVVLHNLAGFGLGFLAARLLGLSYEAQKAITFEVGMQNSGLGASLAISHFSPVAAVPSAIFSFWHNVSGPLLASYWAGRRPVKREWKKQNGIKAGGIG